A DNA window from Alligator mississippiensis isolate rAllMis1 chromosome 11, rAllMis1, whole genome shotgun sequence contains the following coding sequences:
- the LOC132243799 gene encoding olfactory receptor 12D1-like produces MRVLMSGRGVENLTQVNEFILLGLTNVWWLQKFLFALFLIMYVASLLGNGAIMAVLIAETKLHSPMYFFLGNLSCLDIFYSTVTVPKMLASFSSGHQAISLTGCLAQLHFFHFLGSSEAMLLGVMAYDRYVAICNPLRYTVVMSKQVCLLLAVTTWSAGFLYALMHSVMTSQLHFCGPHHVHHFFCDIKPLLSLACSSTHLNLILLNIVTGSIALGPCMLTLLSYLYIVIFLLLKVHSWESRTKAFSTCASHLMVVSLFYIPVLRNYMLASSGASYERDMIPTLMYSVVTPVLNPVIYTLRNQEVKRSLRKFLNQKLLTEKM; encoded by the exons ATGAGGGTTCTAATGAGTGGAAG AGGGGTGGAGAATCTGACACAAGTGAATGAGTTCATCCTCTTGGGTCTGACCAATGTCTGGTGGCTGCAGAAATTCCTCTTTGCTCTCTTCCTTATAATGTATGTGGCCAGCTTGCTGGGGAATGGTGCCATCATGGCTGTGTTGATAGCTGAGACCAAACTtcacagccccatgtacttcttcttgGGCAATCTATCCTGCCTGGACATCTTCTATTCCACAGTCACTGTGCCCAAGATGCTGGCTAGCTTCAGTTCAGGACACCAGGCCATCTCGTTGACAGGCTgtctggcccagctccacttctTCCACTTTTTGGGCAGCAGTGAAGCTATGCTGCTAGGCGTTATGGCCTATGACCGGTATGTGGCTATCTGCAACCCACTGAGGTATACAGTGGTCATGAGTAAGCAGGTCTGCCTACTCCTGGCAGTGACCACCTGGAGCGCTGGCTTCCTGTATGCCCTGATGCACTCAGTCATGACCTCTCAACTACACTTCTGTGGTCCCCACCATGTCCACCACTTCTTCTGCGACATCAAACCCCTGCTGAGTttggcctgcagcagcacccacctcAACCTCATTCTACTCAATATTGTTACAGGGAGTATTGCCCTGGGTCCTTGTATGCTCACCCTCCTCTCCTACCTCTATATCgtcatcttcctcctcctgaaAGTGCACTCATGGGAAAGCAGGACCAAGGCTTTTTCCACCTGTGCATCCCACCTCATGGTGGTGTCTCTATTCTATATTCCAGTGCTTCGCAACTACATGCTTGCTTCCTCTGGGGCATCCTATGAAAGAGATATGATTCCTACCCTCATGTACAGTGTTGTTACCCCAGTGCTGAACCCTGTGATCTACACCTTGAGAAACCAGGAAGTAAAAAGATCCTTGAGGAAATTTCTAAACCAAAAACTACTCACTGAAAAGATGTGA